The sequence below is a genomic window from Nitrososphaerota archaeon.
AAGGATGAGATCGTGGACGTTTTCATCTATGTCGTGAAACTTTCTATTGCTCTTGGATTGGATTTGAATACTGGCTACTACAATAAAATGAAGTTCAACGACAAGAAGTTCGCAAACTACGTCAAATAGTCTGGGATATGCCTATAAGAGGCATGAAGAGTTGGAGGACAGATGGACGAACGTCTTGCACGCTTTGCAGTTGACAGAGCAAGGAACCTTGGAGCTCAGTACGCAGAAGCAAGAATTCAGAGGGATTTAGAGTCTGAAGCTATACTGAGGAATGGGAATCCCGAGCCTGCAGTCATTGGAGACGCTCTTGGTATCGGTATCAGGGTTCTTGTTAATGGCTCTCTGGCATTTGCAGCGACGAATATTCTAACAGAAGAGTCCGTAACAAACCTCGTGGAGGGGGCGATAAAGAGGGCGAAGAGCGCTGCAAGGTTCACCAAGCAGAAAGTAGGCTTTTCAAGCGAGAAAGTCCATCAGGGTAAATGGTCTGCCCCGGAAATAAAGAACGTAGAGAATGTAGGAATTGAAGACCTTGCAAAGGTTCTGAAAGAAGTTGACAATTCGATAAAAGACGGGAAGAAGGATGTCGAGTTCCCTAACAGGTTATTCTTCCTCAGGACAATGCTTGTTGAAAGAATCTACATGAATAGCGACGGAGCAAACTTGCGGGGAAGGGTTCCGAGGCTGCAGTTCCACAGCTACATAGCTGCGAAGCATGATGGAAAGGTTTCATCCATCACAATACCTGCAGGGTATGCACAGCTGGGAGAGTCGGGAGGATGGGAGGTTCTCGACAGGTTCAACCTCTTTGAATACGTGCCGAAGACTGCTGAAGAGCTTGCAGATGTAGTGAAGGCTGATAAGAAGCCTCCTGCTGAAACTGTAGACGTAATATTGGGACCTGAAGTTTCTGGGCTTGTTTCGCACGAGTCATGCGGTCATCCCGGAGAGGCTGACAGGATTCTTGGTAGGGAGGGTGCGCAGGCAGGAGAATCTTATCTGAAAGCAAATGACATAGGCTACAAGATTGGGAGCGAGCAGGTGTTTGTCAGCGACGATCCTACACTTCCCAATTCTATGGGCTTCTACCTCTACGATGAAGAAGGTGTTCCTGCAAGGAAACGATCTCTAATTTCGAGAGGGGTAATTTCAAGCTTCCTGCACAACAGAGAATCTGCACTCGATTTAAAGACTTCCAGCAACGCATCTGCAAGGTCCGTGAGATATGATAGAGAGCCGATAGTGAGAATGGCCAACACGTACATCGAGCCGGGAGATTATACGTTTGACGAAATGGTCAAGGATGTGAAGCTCGGGGTGTACATAAAATCGTTCATGGAGTGGAACATTGATGATAAGAGGCTCAACCAGAGGTACGTCGGCTTGGAATCCTATCTCATTGAAAATGGACAGGTGAGGCACCATGTCAAAGACCCTATACTTGAGATTACCACGCCGAAACTGTACAGCAGCCTTGATGCCAGAGCGAAAGACTTGAAGTTTATGGGTGCAACTTGCGGCAAGGGAGACCCGATGCAGGGAATTCCCGTATGGACAGGAGGCCCGCATGTAAGACTGAGGAGCATAAAGGTAGCTGCAAGATGAATGCAAAAGAAATCGTAGATTTGGTTCTGAGAGAGGCCAAGCGCTTCAATGTAGATGATGCCGCCTCATTAGCTAGCACTTCTGATGAAGACATGATACGTTTCAGCAACAACTCGGTCACGATAGTCAAGAGCCTGAGCAATACTGTTGTGTACGTTTATGTTGCAACCGAAAAGAGGAGAATGCTCGGGGAAACCTCTAATCCTACTCCAGAGGGCATTGCAAAGTTCGTAGAGTCTCTGGTAAAAAGCTGCAGGGCAAATCCTCCTTCCGAAGATTACACTCCCCTTCCAAAAGGGCCCTTCAAGTATTCTGCAGTGCCAAATTACGACAAAAAGATGGAGAACCCGGAGATTCTTGTGGAACTTGCTGGAGAGGCTATTGATAATGCTCTATCTGCAGGGGCTAAGAGGGTTGCAGGCTCTCTAACTGCTTATGTCGACGAACTGACGATGGCTTCTACGGGCGGAGTGGAAGCAAGCGAAAGGGGGACAAGCATTCTGATTAATGTCAGGGCATTTGCAGATTCCAATGCTAGCGGTCATGGATTGTCGTGTGCTTCAAGCCTCGCGGATTTTGATGCCAGAGCTGCTGGAATTATTGCTGGGGAGTATGCAAAGAAGGCCCTGAATCCAAGCACGCTCCCAGAAGGCAAGTATGATGTTATAATGTCCCCAAGTGTAGCTGCTGACATCTTCCAGCACGTTGGCTGGGCAGCCTCTGCCTTTTCTGTCGAATCTGGATATTCTTTCCTTGCAGACTTGCTTGGCAAGAAGGTTTCTGTTGAGAATCTTTCCATAGATGATGTCGGTGTCGTGCAGAGAGGTATTGGAGGGAGGTCTTTTGATGATGAAGGGGTTCCTACTGGGAGAACATCAATAATCAACAGAGGAGATTTGAAGAATTACCTGCACAACAGTACAACTGCAAGGAAGGTTTTTGCCAAGACTACGGGCAATGCTGGCTTGATTGATCCCCATCCGTGGAACCTTGAAGTTGCTGCTGGAGATTCAAGCGTTGAAGAAATGATAAAGGCTGTAAAACATGGCGTCTTCGTAACTAACAACTGGTACACGAGATTTCAGGACCCGAGGTCTGGCGCATATTCTACCGTTCCTAGGGATGCTGCTTTCTCGATTGAAAACGGAGCCATAAAGAATCCCATTTCAAGCATCAGAATCAGCGACAGTATACCAAGACAGTTGAACAATATTGCTGCGATCGGGAAAGAAAGGAAGTGGATAAAGTGGTGGGAGGTTAACGTTCCTACTCTTTCGCCTGCAGTTCTGGTTAAGGATATTCCTATAACTAAAGCAGTTTCATAAATCGACTAAGAATATGAGTCATGGGATACTAAATGGTTTAATTTGACGATAACACGAGATGGACTATGGGAGATCGGTGTGATTACACATCGTAATCTAATGCAACCATAATGAGCGGATATACAAAGTTTGAATGTCCTAATCGAGCTATTGTAGGCGCAACAAAGTGTATATTTCATGATTCTAACTATTGGCGTCAATATTCAAATGCTATCAGTTCAGAATTTGCAGAACAACTTCAGAAAGCCGTAAAAGAAAAACAACCACTATATGCGATAGGCTATAACTTAACTGCGATAAATATTAAAGGTGAATTCCATGCACCAGTATATCTAACTTCTGCATTATTTCATTCTGGGGCAGATCTTAATGCTAGATTTCTTTCGGTCTTTGATCTATCTGGAGCAGTTTTTGAGAATGGGGCAAGCTTTGCCGGGAGTGTCTTCCAAGATGCGTCAGGGTTTTATGGCGTTACTTTTCAATATGCAATATTTAATTGGGTAAAATTCTATAAATACGCGGGTTTCACTGGAACAAAGTTTCCTGGAGATGCACGCTT
It includes:
- a CDS encoding TldD/PmbA family protein; this translates as MDERLARFAVDRARNLGAQYAEARIQRDLESEAILRNGNPEPAVIGDALGIGIRVLVNGSLAFAATNILTEESVTNLVEGAIKRAKSAARFTKQKVGFSSEKVHQGKWSAPEIKNVENVGIEDLAKVLKEVDNSIKDGKKDVEFPNRLFFLRTMLVERIYMNSDGANLRGRVPRLQFHSYIAAKHDGKVSSITIPAGYAQLGESGGWEVLDRFNLFEYVPKTAEELADVVKADKKPPAETVDVILGPEVSGLVSHESCGHPGEADRILGREGAQAGESYLKANDIGYKIGSEQVFVSDDPTLPNSMGFYLYDEEGVPARKRSLISRGVISSFLHNRESALDLKTSSNASARSVRYDREPIVRMANTYIEPGDYTFDEMVKDVKLGVYIKSFMEWNIDDKRLNQRYVGLESYLIENGQVRHHVKDPILEITTPKLYSSLDARAKDLKFMGATCGKGDPMQGIPVWTGGPHVRLRSIKVAAR
- a CDS encoding TldD/PmbA family protein, coding for MDRRPACKTEEHKGSCKMNAKEIVDLVLREAKRFNVDDAASLASTSDEDMIRFSNNSVTIVKSLSNTVVYVYVATEKRRMLGETSNPTPEGIAKFVESLVKSCRANPPSEDYTPLPKGPFKYSAVPNYDKKMENPEILVELAGEAIDNALSAGAKRVAGSLTAYVDELTMASTGGVEASERGTSILINVRAFADSNASGHGLSCASSLADFDARAAGIIAGEYAKKALNPSTLPEGKYDVIMSPSVAADIFQHVGWAASAFSVESGYSFLADLLGKKVSVENLSIDDVGVVQRGIGGRSFDDEGVPTGRTSIINRGDLKNYLHNSTTARKVFAKTTGNAGLIDPHPWNLEVAAGDSSVEEMIKAVKHGVFVTNNWYTRFQDPRSGAYSTVPRDAAFSIENGAIKNPISSIRISDSIPRQLNNIAAIGKERKWIKWWEVNVPTLSPAVLVKDIPITKAVS